The following coding sequences are from one Carassius gibelio isolate Cgi1373 ecotype wild population from Czech Republic chromosome B7, carGib1.2-hapl.c, whole genome shotgun sequence window:
- the mark2b gene encoding serine/threonine-protein kinase MARK2 isoform X11 has protein sequence MSTRPQGVGVIETSSSQTHSDAKGGGRPSVSRSRNVAPTVDENPHIGNYRLLKTIGKGNFAKVKLARHVLTSKEVAVKIIDKTQLNSSSLQKLYREVRIMKLLNHPNIVKLFEVIETDKSLYLVMEYASGGEVFDYLVAHGRMKEKEARAKFRQIVSAVQYCHQKCIVHRDLKAENLLLDADMNIKIADFGFSNEFTVGNKLDTFCGSPPYAAPELFQGKKYDGPEVDVWSLGVILYTLVSGSLPFDGQNLKELRERVLRGKYRVPFYMSTDCENLLKKFLILNPTKRLSLEQQIMKDRWMNVGHEDEELKPYIQPQPDYKDPRRTDMMLQLGFSQEEIEESLIKQKYNEIMATYLLLDYRNSELDEGVNLLLKPRPGSDLTNSNGPSPPHVVQRSVSSTQKPVRRSTDQGSYSKRPQGENKHRVEDSGRKGSGSSTKVPPSPVISSERKKSSTPSTNSILSTGTSRSRNSPVSERATLGVQNGKDSDPPQRAPGASPSAHNISSAAGTDRTNFPRGVPTRNTFHLGQQRGARDQQGSPYHGGPASPSLSHGNSQQRRPAASGIFSKFTSKFVRRNLSLRFPRRSPYEGEGQEEGTRSMLSSAEKSEKTSVGPEDENKDSSSPPEDGTPPGAPLSSVKEQVKPRSLRFTWSMKTTSSMEPSEMMKEIRKVLDANSCEYELREHYMLLCMAGNPASDDFVQWEMEVCKLPRLSLNGVRFKRISGTSIAFKNIASKIANELKL, from the exons ACTCACTCTGATGCCAAAGGAGGAGGGCGTCCCAGTGTGTCACGTAGTCGGAATGTGGCGCCGACGGTGGATGAAAACCCCCACATAGGAAATTACAGACTGCTGAAGACCATCGGCAAGGGCAACTTTGCCAAGGTTAAACTGGCCCGACATGTCCTCACTTCTAAAGAG GTAGCAGTGAAAATCATAGACAAGACACAACTCAACTCTTCTAGTCTTCAAAAA CTCTACCGAGAAGTGAGAATCATGAAGCTGCTGAATCACCCAAACATTG TGAAGTTATTTGAGGTGATCGAGACAGATAAGTCGCTGTATTTAGTCATGGAATATGCCAGTGGAG GCGAGGTTTTTGATTACCTCGTTGCTCACGGGAGGATGAAAGAAAAGGAAGCTCGTGCCAAATTTAGACAG ATTGTCTCAGCTGTGCAGTATTGCCATCAGAAGTGTATTGTACACCGAGATCTTAAG GCTGAGAATCTTCTACTGGATGCTGACATGAACATAAAGATCGCTGACTTTGGTTTCAGTAATGAGTTTACGGTGGGCAATAAACTGGACACGTTTTGCGGAAGCCCACCATATGCCGCCCCTGAACTCTTTCAGGGCAAAAAGTATGACGGTCCAGAGGTGGATGTGTGGAGTCTCGGGGTCATACTTTACACACTGGTCAGTGGCTCGCTGCCTTTTGATGGACAGAACCTGAAG GAGTTGCGAGAGCGTGTTTTAAGAGGAAAATATAGGGTTCCCTTCTACATGTCCACAGATTGTGAGAATCTGCTGAAGAAGTTTCTTATCCTCAATCCTACCAAGAGGCTAAGTTTGGAG CAGCAGATCATGAAGGATCGCTGGATGAATGTAGGTCATGAAGATGAAGAGCTGAAGCCTTACATTCAGCCCCAACCTGACTACAAAGACCCAAGGAGAACAG ATATGATGCTTCAGCTGGGTTTTAGTCAAGAGGAAATAGAGGAATCTCTcatcaaacaaaaatacaatgaaatcatGGCAACCTACCTGCTGCTTGACTATAGGAATTCAGAG CTTGACGAGGGTGTCAACTTGTTGCTAAAGCCACGCCCAGGAAGTGACCTCACTAACAGCAATGGTCCTTCTCCACCTCATGTGGTACAGCGCAGTGTGTCATCCACTCAGAAACCTGTCAGAAGATCAACAGATCAGG GCTCATACTCGAAACGGCCTCAGGGAGAAAACAAGCATAGAGTGGAGGATTCTGGGAGGAAAGGTTCAGGTAGCTCCACCAAAGTTCCACCCAGTCCAGTTATCTCCAGCGAACGCAAAAAGAGTTCCACGCCCTCTACT AATAGTATCCTGTCCACGGGCACAAGCCGCAGCAGAAATTCCCCCGTTTCTGAGAGAGCCACTTTAGGAGTGCAAAACGGCAAGGACAG TGATCCCCCACAGAGAGCACCTGGTGCTTCCCCATCAGCCCACAATATCAGCAGCGCAGCTGGGACGGACCGTACCAATTTCCCTAGAGGGGTGCCCACCCGCAACACTTTCCACCTCGGCCAGCAGCGGGGCGCACGGGACCAACAGGGTTCTCCTTACCACGGAGGCCCCGCCTCCCCTTCTCTCTCCCACGGCAACAGCCAACAACGACGACCCGCAGCTTCCGGCATCTTCAGCAAGTTCACCTCCAAGTTTGTGCGCAG aaatcTGTCACTCAGATTCCCCAGAAG GAGCCCCTATGAGGGAGAGGGTCAAGAGGAGGGGACCAG ATCTATGCTCAGCAGCGCAGAGAAGTCGGAGAAGACCAGCGTAGGGCCGGAAGACGAAAACAAAGATTCCTCCTCGCCCCCTGAGGACGGGACTCCTCCAGGCGCTCCCTTGTCCTCAGTTAAAGAACAGGTGAAGCCTCGCTCACTCCGCTTCACCTGGAGCATGAAGACCACGTCTTCCATGGAGCCCAGCGAGATGATGAAGGAGATCCGGAAAGTGCTTGACGCCAACAGCTGCGAGTATGAGCTGCGCGAGCACTACATGCTGCTGTGCATGGCTGGTAACCCCGCCAGCGACGACTTCGTCCAATGGGAGATGGAGGTGTGCAAGCTGCCCCGCCTCTCGCTTAACGGCGTGCGCTTCAAGAGGATATCCGGGACGTCTATTGCCTTCAAAAACATCGCCTCCAAAATCGCCAACGAGCTGAAActgtga
- the mark2b gene encoding serine/threonine-protein kinase MARK2 isoform X8 → MSTRPQGVGVIETSSSQTHSDAKGGGRPSVSRSRNVAPTVDENPHIGNYRLLKTIGKGNFAKVKLARHVLTSKEVAVKIIDKTQLNSSSLQKLYREVRIMKLLNHPNIVKLFEVIETDKSLYLVMEYASGGEVFDYLVAHGRMKEKEARAKFRQIVSAVQYCHQKCIVHRDLKAENLLLDADMNIKIADFGFSNEFTVGNKLDTFCGSPPYAAPELFQGKKYDGPEVDVWSLGVILYTLVSGSLPFDGQNLKELRERVLRGKYRVPFYMSTDCENLLKKFLILNPTKRLSLEQIMKDRWMNVGHEDEELKPYIQPQPDYKDPRRTDMMLQLGFSQEEIEESLIKQKYNEIMATYLLLDYRNSELDEGVNLLLKPRPGSDLTNSNGPSPPHVVQRSVSSTQKPVRRSTDQGSYSKRPQGENKHRVEDSGRKGSGSSTKVPPSPVISSERKKSSTPSTNSILSTGTSRSRNSPVSERATLGVQNGKDSLNTPGSRASTASAGAVLSSSSSSRTRHHKSLSTSAHPCPADLHSHRPSDPPQRAPGASPSAHNISSAAGTDRTNFPRGVPTRNTFHLGQQRGARDQQGSPYHGGPASPSLSHGNSQQRRPAASGIFSKFTSKFVRRNLSLRFPRRSMLSSAEKSEKTSVGPEDENKDSSSPPEDGTPPGAPLSSVKEQVKPRSLRFTWSMKTTSSMEPSEMMKEIRKVLDANSCEYELREHYMLLCMAGNPASDDFVQWEMEVCKLPRLSLNGVRFKRISGTSIAFKNIASKIANELKL, encoded by the exons ACTCACTCTGATGCCAAAGGAGGAGGGCGTCCCAGTGTGTCACGTAGTCGGAATGTGGCGCCGACGGTGGATGAAAACCCCCACATAGGAAATTACAGACTGCTGAAGACCATCGGCAAGGGCAACTTTGCCAAGGTTAAACTGGCCCGACATGTCCTCACTTCTAAAGAG GTAGCAGTGAAAATCATAGACAAGACACAACTCAACTCTTCTAGTCTTCAAAAA CTCTACCGAGAAGTGAGAATCATGAAGCTGCTGAATCACCCAAACATTG TGAAGTTATTTGAGGTGATCGAGACAGATAAGTCGCTGTATTTAGTCATGGAATATGCCAGTGGAG GCGAGGTTTTTGATTACCTCGTTGCTCACGGGAGGATGAAAGAAAAGGAAGCTCGTGCCAAATTTAGACAG ATTGTCTCAGCTGTGCAGTATTGCCATCAGAAGTGTATTGTACACCGAGATCTTAAG GCTGAGAATCTTCTACTGGATGCTGACATGAACATAAAGATCGCTGACTTTGGTTTCAGTAATGAGTTTACGGTGGGCAATAAACTGGACACGTTTTGCGGAAGCCCACCATATGCCGCCCCTGAACTCTTTCAGGGCAAAAAGTATGACGGTCCAGAGGTGGATGTGTGGAGTCTCGGGGTCATACTTTACACACTGGTCAGTGGCTCGCTGCCTTTTGATGGACAGAACCTGAAG GAGTTGCGAGAGCGTGTTTTAAGAGGAAAATATAGGGTTCCCTTCTACATGTCCACAGATTGTGAGAATCTGCTGAAGAAGTTTCTTATCCTCAATCCTACCAAGAGGCTAAGTTTGGAG CAGATCATGAAGGATCGCTGGATGAATGTAGGTCATGAAGATGAAGAGCTGAAGCCTTACATTCAGCCCCAACCTGACTACAAAGACCCAAGGAGAACAG ATATGATGCTTCAGCTGGGTTTTAGTCAAGAGGAAATAGAGGAATCTCTcatcaaacaaaaatacaatgaaatcatGGCAACCTACCTGCTGCTTGACTATAGGAATTCAGAG CTTGACGAGGGTGTCAACTTGTTGCTAAAGCCACGCCCAGGAAGTGACCTCACTAACAGCAATGGTCCTTCTCCACCTCATGTGGTACAGCGCAGTGTGTCATCCACTCAGAAACCTGTCAGAAGATCAACAGATCAGG GCTCATACTCGAAACGGCCTCAGGGAGAAAACAAGCATAGAGTGGAGGATTCTGGGAGGAAAGGTTCAGGTAGCTCCACCAAAGTTCCACCCAGTCCAGTTATCTCCAGCGAACGCAAAAAGAGTTCCACGCCCTCTACT AATAGTATCCTGTCCACGGGCACAAGCCGCAGCAGAAATTCCCCCGTTTCTGAGAGAGCCACTTTAGGAGTGCAAAACGGCAAGGACAG CCTAAACACGCCCGGGTCCCGTGCCTCCACGGCCTCAGCGGGCGCCGTGctctcctcatcctcttcctcacgCACCCGCCATCACAAGTCCCTCTCCACCTCTGCCCATCCCTGCCCCGCAGACCTGCACTCACACCGGCCCAG TGATCCCCCACAGAGAGCACCTGGTGCTTCCCCATCAGCCCACAATATCAGCAGCGCAGCTGGGACGGACCGTACCAATTTCCCTAGAGGGGTGCCCACCCGCAACACTTTCCACCTCGGCCAGCAGCGGGGCGCACGGGACCAACAGGGTTCTCCTTACCACGGAGGCCCCGCCTCCCCTTCTCTCTCCCACGGCAACAGCCAACAACGACGACCCGCAGCTTCCGGCATCTTCAGCAAGTTCACCTCCAAGTTTGTGCGCAG aaatcTGTCACTCAGATTCCCCAGAAG ATCTATGCTCAGCAGCGCAGAGAAGTCGGAGAAGACCAGCGTAGGGCCGGAAGACGAAAACAAAGATTCCTCCTCGCCCCCTGAGGACGGGACTCCTCCAGGCGCTCCCTTGTCCTCAGTTAAAGAACAGGTGAAGCCTCGCTCACTCCGCTTCACCTGGAGCATGAAGACCACGTCTTCCATGGAGCCCAGCGAGATGATGAAGGAGATCCGGAAAGTGCTTGACGCCAACAGCTGCGAGTATGAGCTGCGCGAGCACTACATGCTGCTGTGCATGGCTGGTAACCCCGCCAGCGACGACTTCGTCCAATGGGAGATGGAGGTGTGCAAGCTGCCCCGCCTCTCGCTTAACGGCGTGCGCTTCAAGAGGATATCCGGGACGTCTATTGCCTTCAAAAACATCGCCTCCAAAATCGCCAACGAGCTGAAActgtga
- the mark2b gene encoding serine/threonine-protein kinase MARK2 isoform X6 has translation MSTRPQGVGVIETSSSQTHSDAKGGGRPSVSRSRNVAPTVDENPHIGNYRLLKTIGKGNFAKVKLARHVLTSKEVAVKIIDKTQLNSSSLQKLYREVRIMKLLNHPNIVKLFEVIETDKSLYLVMEYASGGEVFDYLVAHGRMKEKEARAKFRQIVSAVQYCHQKCIVHRDLKAENLLLDADMNIKIADFGFSNEFTVGNKLDTFCGSPPYAAPELFQGKKYDGPEVDVWSLGVILYTLVSGSLPFDGQNLKELRERVLRGKYRVPFYMSTDCENLLKKFLILNPTKRLSLEQIMKDRWMNVGHEDEELKPYIQPQPDYKDPRRTDMMLQLGFSQEEIEESLIKQKYNEIMATYLLLDYRNSELDEGVNLLLKPRPGSDLTNSNGPSPPHVVQRSVSSTQKPVRRSTDQGSYSKRPQGENKHRVEDSGRKGSGSSTKVPPSPVISSERKKSSTPSTNSILSTGTSRSRNSPVSERATLGVQNGKDSLNTPGSRASTASAGAVLSSSSSSRTRHHKSLSTSAHPCPADLHSHRPSDPPQRAPGASPSAHNISSAAGTDRTNFPRGVPTRNTFHLGQQRGARDQQGSPYHGGPASPSLSHGNSQQRRPAASGIFSKFTSKFVRSPYEGEGQEEGTRSMLSSAEKSEKTSVGPEDENKDSSSPPEDGTPPGAPLSSVKEQVKPRSLRFTWSMKTTSSMEPSEMMKEIRKVLDANSCEYELREHYMLLCMAGNPASDDFVQWEMEVCKLPRLSLNGVRFKRISGTSIAFKNIASKIANELKL, from the exons ACTCACTCTGATGCCAAAGGAGGAGGGCGTCCCAGTGTGTCACGTAGTCGGAATGTGGCGCCGACGGTGGATGAAAACCCCCACATAGGAAATTACAGACTGCTGAAGACCATCGGCAAGGGCAACTTTGCCAAGGTTAAACTGGCCCGACATGTCCTCACTTCTAAAGAG GTAGCAGTGAAAATCATAGACAAGACACAACTCAACTCTTCTAGTCTTCAAAAA CTCTACCGAGAAGTGAGAATCATGAAGCTGCTGAATCACCCAAACATTG TGAAGTTATTTGAGGTGATCGAGACAGATAAGTCGCTGTATTTAGTCATGGAATATGCCAGTGGAG GCGAGGTTTTTGATTACCTCGTTGCTCACGGGAGGATGAAAGAAAAGGAAGCTCGTGCCAAATTTAGACAG ATTGTCTCAGCTGTGCAGTATTGCCATCAGAAGTGTATTGTACACCGAGATCTTAAG GCTGAGAATCTTCTACTGGATGCTGACATGAACATAAAGATCGCTGACTTTGGTTTCAGTAATGAGTTTACGGTGGGCAATAAACTGGACACGTTTTGCGGAAGCCCACCATATGCCGCCCCTGAACTCTTTCAGGGCAAAAAGTATGACGGTCCAGAGGTGGATGTGTGGAGTCTCGGGGTCATACTTTACACACTGGTCAGTGGCTCGCTGCCTTTTGATGGACAGAACCTGAAG GAGTTGCGAGAGCGTGTTTTAAGAGGAAAATATAGGGTTCCCTTCTACATGTCCACAGATTGTGAGAATCTGCTGAAGAAGTTTCTTATCCTCAATCCTACCAAGAGGCTAAGTTTGGAG CAGATCATGAAGGATCGCTGGATGAATGTAGGTCATGAAGATGAAGAGCTGAAGCCTTACATTCAGCCCCAACCTGACTACAAAGACCCAAGGAGAACAG ATATGATGCTTCAGCTGGGTTTTAGTCAAGAGGAAATAGAGGAATCTCTcatcaaacaaaaatacaatgaaatcatGGCAACCTACCTGCTGCTTGACTATAGGAATTCAGAG CTTGACGAGGGTGTCAACTTGTTGCTAAAGCCACGCCCAGGAAGTGACCTCACTAACAGCAATGGTCCTTCTCCACCTCATGTGGTACAGCGCAGTGTGTCATCCACTCAGAAACCTGTCAGAAGATCAACAGATCAGG GCTCATACTCGAAACGGCCTCAGGGAGAAAACAAGCATAGAGTGGAGGATTCTGGGAGGAAAGGTTCAGGTAGCTCCACCAAAGTTCCACCCAGTCCAGTTATCTCCAGCGAACGCAAAAAGAGTTCCACGCCCTCTACT AATAGTATCCTGTCCACGGGCACAAGCCGCAGCAGAAATTCCCCCGTTTCTGAGAGAGCCACTTTAGGAGTGCAAAACGGCAAGGACAG CCTAAACACGCCCGGGTCCCGTGCCTCCACGGCCTCAGCGGGCGCCGTGctctcctcatcctcttcctcacgCACCCGCCATCACAAGTCCCTCTCCACCTCTGCCCATCCCTGCCCCGCAGACCTGCACTCACACCGGCCCAG TGATCCCCCACAGAGAGCACCTGGTGCTTCCCCATCAGCCCACAATATCAGCAGCGCAGCTGGGACGGACCGTACCAATTTCCCTAGAGGGGTGCCCACCCGCAACACTTTCCACCTCGGCCAGCAGCGGGGCGCACGGGACCAACAGGGTTCTCCTTACCACGGAGGCCCCGCCTCCCCTTCTCTCTCCCACGGCAACAGCCAACAACGACGACCCGCAGCTTCCGGCATCTTCAGCAAGTTCACCTCCAAGTTTGTGCGCAG CCCCTATGAGGGAGAGGGTCAAGAGGAGGGGACCAG ATCTATGCTCAGCAGCGCAGAGAAGTCGGAGAAGACCAGCGTAGGGCCGGAAGACGAAAACAAAGATTCCTCCTCGCCCCCTGAGGACGGGACTCCTCCAGGCGCTCCCTTGTCCTCAGTTAAAGAACAGGTGAAGCCTCGCTCACTCCGCTTCACCTGGAGCATGAAGACCACGTCTTCCATGGAGCCCAGCGAGATGATGAAGGAGATCCGGAAAGTGCTTGACGCCAACAGCTGCGAGTATGAGCTGCGCGAGCACTACATGCTGCTGTGCATGGCTGGTAACCCCGCCAGCGACGACTTCGTCCAATGGGAGATGGAGGTGTGCAAGCTGCCCCGCCTCTCGCTTAACGGCGTGCGCTTCAAGAGGATATCCGGGACGTCTATTGCCTTCAAAAACATCGCCTCCAAAATCGCCAACGAGCTGAAActgtga
- the mark2b gene encoding serine/threonine-protein kinase MARK2 isoform X4 → MSTRPQGVGVIETSSSQTHSDAKGGGRPSVSRSRNVAPTVDENPHIGNYRLLKTIGKGNFAKVKLARHVLTSKEVAVKIIDKTQLNSSSLQKLYREVRIMKLLNHPNIVKLFEVIETDKSLYLVMEYASGGEVFDYLVAHGRMKEKEARAKFRQIVSAVQYCHQKCIVHRDLKAENLLLDADMNIKIADFGFSNEFTVGNKLDTFCGSPPYAAPELFQGKKYDGPEVDVWSLGVILYTLVSGSLPFDGQNLKELRERVLRGKYRVPFYMSTDCENLLKKFLILNPTKRLSLEQQIMKDRWMNVGHEDEELKPYIQPQPDYKDPRRTDMMLQLGFSQEEIEESLIKQKYNEIMATYLLLDYRNSELDEGVNLLLKPRPGSDLTNSNGPSPPHVVQRSVSSTQKPVRRSTDQGSYSKRPQGENKHRVEDSGRKGSGSSTKVPPSPVISSERKKSSTPSTNSILSTGTSRSRNSPVSERATLGVQNGKDSLNTPGSRASTASAGAVLSSSSSSRTRHHKSLSTSAHPCPADLHSHRPSDPPQRAPGASPSAHNISSAAGTDRTNFPRGVPTRNTFHLGQQRGARDQQGSPYHGGPASPSLSHGNSQQRRPAASGIFSKFTSKFVRRSPYEGEGQEEGTRSMLSSAEKSEKTSVGPEDENKDSSSPPEDGTPPGAPLSSVKEQVKPRSLRFTWSMKTTSSMEPSEMMKEIRKVLDANSCEYELREHYMLLCMAGNPASDDFVQWEMEVCKLPRLSLNGVRFKRISGTSIAFKNIASKIANELKL, encoded by the exons ACTCACTCTGATGCCAAAGGAGGAGGGCGTCCCAGTGTGTCACGTAGTCGGAATGTGGCGCCGACGGTGGATGAAAACCCCCACATAGGAAATTACAGACTGCTGAAGACCATCGGCAAGGGCAACTTTGCCAAGGTTAAACTGGCCCGACATGTCCTCACTTCTAAAGAG GTAGCAGTGAAAATCATAGACAAGACACAACTCAACTCTTCTAGTCTTCAAAAA CTCTACCGAGAAGTGAGAATCATGAAGCTGCTGAATCACCCAAACATTG TGAAGTTATTTGAGGTGATCGAGACAGATAAGTCGCTGTATTTAGTCATGGAATATGCCAGTGGAG GCGAGGTTTTTGATTACCTCGTTGCTCACGGGAGGATGAAAGAAAAGGAAGCTCGTGCCAAATTTAGACAG ATTGTCTCAGCTGTGCAGTATTGCCATCAGAAGTGTATTGTACACCGAGATCTTAAG GCTGAGAATCTTCTACTGGATGCTGACATGAACATAAAGATCGCTGACTTTGGTTTCAGTAATGAGTTTACGGTGGGCAATAAACTGGACACGTTTTGCGGAAGCCCACCATATGCCGCCCCTGAACTCTTTCAGGGCAAAAAGTATGACGGTCCAGAGGTGGATGTGTGGAGTCTCGGGGTCATACTTTACACACTGGTCAGTGGCTCGCTGCCTTTTGATGGACAGAACCTGAAG GAGTTGCGAGAGCGTGTTTTAAGAGGAAAATATAGGGTTCCCTTCTACATGTCCACAGATTGTGAGAATCTGCTGAAGAAGTTTCTTATCCTCAATCCTACCAAGAGGCTAAGTTTGGAG CAGCAGATCATGAAGGATCGCTGGATGAATGTAGGTCATGAAGATGAAGAGCTGAAGCCTTACATTCAGCCCCAACCTGACTACAAAGACCCAAGGAGAACAG ATATGATGCTTCAGCTGGGTTTTAGTCAAGAGGAAATAGAGGAATCTCTcatcaaacaaaaatacaatgaaatcatGGCAACCTACCTGCTGCTTGACTATAGGAATTCAGAG CTTGACGAGGGTGTCAACTTGTTGCTAAAGCCACGCCCAGGAAGTGACCTCACTAACAGCAATGGTCCTTCTCCACCTCATGTGGTACAGCGCAGTGTGTCATCCACTCAGAAACCTGTCAGAAGATCAACAGATCAGG GCTCATACTCGAAACGGCCTCAGGGAGAAAACAAGCATAGAGTGGAGGATTCTGGGAGGAAAGGTTCAGGTAGCTCCACCAAAGTTCCACCCAGTCCAGTTATCTCCAGCGAACGCAAAAAGAGTTCCACGCCCTCTACT AATAGTATCCTGTCCACGGGCACAAGCCGCAGCAGAAATTCCCCCGTTTCTGAGAGAGCCACTTTAGGAGTGCAAAACGGCAAGGACAG CCTAAACACGCCCGGGTCCCGTGCCTCCACGGCCTCAGCGGGCGCCGTGctctcctcatcctcttcctcacgCACCCGCCATCACAAGTCCCTCTCCACCTCTGCCCATCCCTGCCCCGCAGACCTGCACTCACACCGGCCCAG TGATCCCCCACAGAGAGCACCTGGTGCTTCCCCATCAGCCCACAATATCAGCAGCGCAGCTGGGACGGACCGTACCAATTTCCCTAGAGGGGTGCCCACCCGCAACACTTTCCACCTCGGCCAGCAGCGGGGCGCACGGGACCAACAGGGTTCTCCTTACCACGGAGGCCCCGCCTCCCCTTCTCTCTCCCACGGCAACAGCCAACAACGACGACCCGCAGCTTCCGGCATCTTCAGCAAGTTCACCTCCAAGTTTGTGCGCAG GAGCCCCTATGAGGGAGAGGGTCAAGAGGAGGGGACCAG ATCTATGCTCAGCAGCGCAGAGAAGTCGGAGAAGACCAGCGTAGGGCCGGAAGACGAAAACAAAGATTCCTCCTCGCCCCCTGAGGACGGGACTCCTCCAGGCGCTCCCTTGTCCTCAGTTAAAGAACAGGTGAAGCCTCGCTCACTCCGCTTCACCTGGAGCATGAAGACCACGTCTTCCATGGAGCCCAGCGAGATGATGAAGGAGATCCGGAAAGTGCTTGACGCCAACAGCTGCGAGTATGAGCTGCGCGAGCACTACATGCTGCTGTGCATGGCTGGTAACCCCGCCAGCGACGACTTCGTCCAATGGGAGATGGAGGTGTGCAAGCTGCCCCGCCTCTCGCTTAACGGCGTGCGCTTCAAGAGGATATCCGGGACGTCTATTGCCTTCAAAAACATCGCCTCCAAAATCGCCAACGAGCTGAAActgtga